One genomic window of Vibrio mangrovi includes the following:
- the mlc gene encoding sugar metabolism global transcriptional regulator Mlc, with product MYTAQPGHIDHIKQINAGRVYKLIDQKGPISRIDLSKESELAPASITKITRELIDAHLIHETTVQEAISRGRPAVGLQTRNEGWQFLSIRLGRGYLTIALHELSGDVLIDTKIDIHEVDQDDLLARLFHEIEEFFLTYTQQLERVTSIAVTLPGLVDADNGVVLQMPHYNVHNLELGAEIYQVTGLPVFIANDTRAWALAEKLFGHSQEDENSVLISIHNGLNAGVIVNGRVLQGRHGNIGDLGHIQIDPQGLPCHCGNRGCLETVTSSKALREQAIARIANGEESSLSRLTEISIEDICMAAAQGDPLSCDIMDRLGRHLGQAIAIVINMFNPEKVLIGGVINQAKAILYPPMLKYIETQSNPAYRDQVKIVESRFYKQSTMPGAALIKQALYDGSLLMTIVDR from the coding sequence ATGTATACGGCTCAGCCAGGCCATATTGATCATATCAAGCAGATTAATGCTGGTCGCGTTTATAAGCTGATTGATCAAAAAGGTCCTATTTCACGTATTGATCTGTCTAAAGAGAGTGAACTTGCTCCGGCAAGTATCACCAAGATTACACGTGAACTGATTGATGCCCATTTGATCCATGAAACCACCGTTCAGGAAGCGATTAGTCGTGGCCGGCCTGCTGTCGGTTTACAAACCCGGAATGAAGGCTGGCAGTTTCTCTCTATCCGGCTGGGGCGGGGATATCTGACCATTGCATTGCATGAATTAAGCGGTGATGTCCTGATTGATACCAAAATCGACATTCACGAAGTTGATCAGGATGATTTACTGGCTCGTTTATTTCACGAAATCGAAGAGTTTTTTCTGACTTATACTCAACAGCTCGAACGGGTAACCAGTATTGCTGTGACACTTCCCGGTCTGGTGGATGCAGATAATGGTGTGGTATTGCAGATGCCCCATTACAATGTGCATAACCTTGAACTGGGAGCTGAAATTTATCAGGTGACCGGCCTGCCGGTTTTTATCGCCAATGATACCCGTGCCTGGGCACTGGCTGAAAAGTTGTTCGGTCATTCTCAGGAAGACGAGAATTCAGTACTGATTTCAATTCATAACGGTTTGAATGCCGGAGTGATAGTGAATGGACGTGTGTTGCAGGGAAGGCATGGGAACATCGGTGATTTGGGGCATATTCAGATTGATCCGCAGGGTTTACCGTGTCATTGCGGTAATCGTGGATGCCTGGAAACCGTAACGAGTTCGAAGGCTCTCCGGGAGCAGGCTATCGCGAGGATTGCAAACGGAGAAGAATCATCTCTGAGCCGACTGACGGAGATATCCATTGAAGATATCTGTATGGCCGCAGCTCAGGGCGATCCATTGTCGTGTGACATTATGGATCGGCTGGGAAGACATCTTGGACAAGCCATCGCCATTGTCATTAATATGTTTAATCCGGAAAAAGTTCTGATCGGCGGTGTCATCAATCAGGCAAAAGCAATTTTATACCCGCCAATGCTGAAGTATATCGAGACGCAAAGTAATCCTGCCTATCGGGATCAGGTGAAAATTGTCGAATCCCGTTTCTACAAACAATCGACAATGCCGGGAGCTGCATTGATTAAACAAGCGTTATATGACGGCTCGTTGCTGATGACCATTGTTGACAGGTAA
- a CDS encoding Hsp70 family protein, producing MVNHELAIGIDLGTTNSAIAVWRNGQAEIIPNSQGKYLTPSVVSMDDNEQLLVGDAAYSRLITNPHQTVSAFKRFLGTEKCYLLGEQQYTPVELCALVLKSLKADAEVYLEQSIRNVVIAVPSYFNDQQREEIHRAAVLADLYVVRLINEPVAACLAYSLHLTHEHRFLVFDLGGGTFDVTVVGLQRGTLEVLAATGDHRLGGDDFTAALSVFVMNQLTLNSETVPLADLSKIFQVCEQAKQHFSTETKIILPAPWNQEIVVTEAELEQIWQGLLRRLALSVKQVLFDAHLESKDIDELIFVGGATRLREVYQMVIRQVGRFGRIAWDPDLVIAMGAAVVSSGMTVQTIVGHSLQV from the coding sequence ATGGTGAATCATGAATTGGCGATAGGAATTGATTTAGGGACAACTAACAGCGCGATTGCTGTCTGGAGAAACGGGCAGGCAGAAATCATCCCGAATTCACAGGGTAAATATCTGACACCTTCAGTTGTGAGTATGGATGATAATGAGCAGTTATTAGTTGGTGATGCTGCATATTCCCGGTTGATTACAAATCCCCATCAGACAGTTTCTGCATTTAAACGCTTTCTGGGAACAGAGAAATGTTATCTGCTGGGAGAGCAGCAGTATACACCGGTAGAGCTGTGTGCGCTGGTTCTGAAATCGCTGAAAGCTGATGCTGAAGTTTACTTAGAGCAATCCATTCGTAATGTTGTCATTGCTGTTCCTTCTTATTTTAATGACCAGCAGCGGGAAGAAATACACCGTGCTGCAGTGCTGGCTGATCTCTATGTTGTTCGTCTGATTAATGAACCGGTTGCAGCTTGCCTGGCCTATAGTCTTCATCTGACCCATGAACATCGGTTTCTGGTTTTTGATCTGGGTGGCGGGACATTCGATGTCACCGTAGTTGGATTACAGAGAGGAACGCTTGAAGTTCTGGCAGCCACCGGGGATCACCGGCTTGGTGGAGATGATTTTACGGCGGCTCTGAGCGTATTTGTCATGAATCAGCTGACATTAAACTCTGAGACGGTGCCTCTGGCGGATTTATCGAAGATATTTCAGGTTTGTGAACAGGCGAAACAGCATTTTTCTACGGAAACAAAGATTATTTTACCCGCGCCCTGGAATCAGGAAATTGTTGTTACAGAAGCTGAGCTTGAGCAGATATGGCAGGGTCTACTCAGACGGTTAGCTCTTTCCGTGAAGCAGGTATTATTTGATGCGCATCTTGAATCAAAAGATATTGATGAGTTGATTTTTGTTGGCGGTGCGACCCGGCTACGGGAAGTTTATCAGATGGTCATTCGTCAGGTGGGGCGCTTTGGCAGAATTGCCTGGGATCCGGATTTAGTCATTGCGATGGGAGCTGCGGTTGTATCGAGTGGAATGACTGTACAGACGATCGTCGGTCATTCACTTCAGGTATAA
- the zntR gene encoding Zn(2+)-responsive transcriptional regulator, which yields MTTLKRGQLAKEVGISPEAIRYYERQGLLQAGRDSNGYRRFDVSCIDRLKFIQRAQSVGLSLKEIGELLELEIARGEHTCEEVKAITQAKQQEIQQKIRELQHMYDALTILNNRCCGGSHSAEHCTILTALADTESTEEVSHEHNKTH from the coding sequence ATGACTACACTCAAAAGAGGGCAACTGGCGAAAGAAGTGGGCATTTCTCCGGAAGCAATCCGTTACTACGAACGACAGGGACTATTGCAAGCTGGCAGAGACAGCAACGGATACCGGCGTTTCGATGTCTCATGTATTGACCGGCTTAAATTCATTCAACGAGCTCAGAGTGTGGGTTTAAGTTTGAAAGAAATCGGAGAACTGCTGGAACTGGAAATTGCCCGGGGCGAACACACCTGTGAAGAAGTCAAAGCGATCACTCAGGCAAAACAGCAGGAGATTCAGCAGAAGATCCGAGAACTGCAACATATGTACGACGCACTGACTATTCTCAATAACCGTTGTTGTGGTGGTTCTCACTCTGCGGAACATTGCACCATTCTGACTGCTCTGGCCGATACCGAATCTACTGAGGAAGTTTCTCATGAACACAATAAAACTCATTAG
- a CDS encoding SO_0444 family Cu/Zn efflux transporter, whose translation MNTIKLISQAFIDLWLDAAFWLLLGLVIAGLLHTFIKSDRLGDHLKGHGFWPVIKAAILGIPLPLCSCGVIPAAVGLRRAGASKGATTAFLISTPETGVDSIAISYALLGPFMTVVRPIAAICSSIAAAVLVLSGEKTTSHTQETNIQQTSCESSGSSCCCHKQSHPQNQPDSISHRIWQGQVYAFTELLGDLSLWLLVGLLISACVVALVPYDALAEISRGAWAMIVMALIGVPMYICASASTPLAAGLLMAGVSPGAVLVFLLAGPATNVATLGIVRKEMGWHALSSYLIGVIGVAIGFGYLTNTLVELWQIDIQSELGSSNSLMPLWLTALSAFVLALAVGKDLLTRVYHSRFKKASIHSHSHSH comes from the coding sequence ATGAACACAATAAAACTCATTAGTCAGGCATTTATTGACTTATGGCTGGATGCAGCATTCTGGTTATTACTGGGGCTGGTTATCGCAGGGCTGCTGCATACTTTCATTAAAAGTGATCGATTGGGAGATCACTTAAAAGGCCACGGGTTCTGGCCGGTCATCAAAGCTGCAATTCTGGGGATTCCTCTTCCTCTGTGTTCATGTGGTGTCATTCCCGCAGCTGTCGGACTACGCAGAGCCGGGGCATCCAAAGGTGCAACAACCGCTTTCTTAATCTCAACACCGGAAACCGGTGTTGACTCAATCGCTATCTCTTATGCACTACTCGGCCCATTTATGACGGTTGTCAGGCCAATCGCTGCTATTTGCTCATCAATTGCGGCCGCAGTTTTAGTCTTATCAGGAGAAAAAACAACATCTCATACGCAGGAAACAAATATACAGCAAACTTCCTGTGAATCTTCCGGTAGTAGCTGCTGTTGCCACAAGCAGTCTCATCCGCAGAATCAGCCAGATTCAATATCTCACAGAATATGGCAAGGCCAGGTTTATGCGTTTACTGAATTGTTAGGCGATTTATCACTCTGGCTGTTAGTTGGTTTACTCATATCAGCCTGCGTTGTTGCGCTCGTCCCTTATGATGCACTGGCAGAAATCAGCCGTGGTGCCTGGGCAATGATTGTCATGGCTCTGATCGGGGTTCCAATGTATATCTGTGCTTCAGCCTCGACACCTCTGGCCGCAGGTTTGTTAATGGCCGGAGTTTCCCCCGGAGCTGTGCTGGTCTTTCTTCTGGCTGGCCCCGCCACGAATGTAGCAACATTGGGGATTGTCCGTAAAGAAATGGGCTGGCACGCTCTGAGCAGTTACCTGATTGGGGTAATTGGCGTTGCTATTGGTTTTGGTTATCTGACCAATACACTGGTCGAACTCTGGCAGATCGATATTCAGAGCGAACTGGGAAGCAGCAATAGTCTCATGCCACTCTGGCTTACCGCTCTATCTGCGTTTGTACTGGCATTAGCTGTAGGAAAAGATCTCCTGACACGGGTTTACCACTCACGCTTCAAAAAAGCTTCAATCCATAGCCATAGCCATAGCCACTAA
- a CDS encoding chemotaxis protein CheV, with translation MSGVLNTVDQRTNLVGENRLELLLFSLNSRQIFAINVFKVKEVIKVPVLTKMPGAHPNITGVASLRGEPVPVIDLRRAIGFPPPKTESEEQNLIITEYNRTIQGFLVGQVRNIINTAWTEIQPPPRTAGRANYLTAITQIKEQDQTHIVEIIDVEKVLAEIIHYDVSISAEVLDQNLMPEMVGRKVLIVDDSATARNQIKGTLSQLGLEIIECRDGLEAYQLLRSWCDAGKDVNKEILFMITDAEMPEMDGYKLTYEIRNDERMKDLHITLNTSLSGSFNEAMVKKVGCDRFISKFQPDMLVEVAQDRLREVLS, from the coding sequence ATGTCAGGTGTTTTAAATACGGTTGACCAACGTACGAATCTCGTCGGAGAGAATCGTCTTGAACTGCTCCTTTTCAGTTTGAATAGTCGACAGATTTTTGCGATTAATGTGTTTAAAGTCAAAGAAGTGATTAAAGTTCCGGTTTTGACGAAAATGCCCGGTGCACATCCTAATATTACCGGTGTGGCTTCTCTGCGAGGAGAGCCCGTTCCCGTCATTGACCTGAGAAGAGCAATCGGCTTTCCTCCGCCGAAAACCGAGTCGGAAGAGCAAAACCTGATCATTACCGAATATAACCGGACTATTCAGGGTTTTCTGGTCGGACAGGTCCGGAATATCATCAATACTGCATGGACAGAGATTCAGCCTCCGCCGCGAACCGCCGGAAGGGCGAACTATCTGACGGCAATCACGCAGATCAAAGAGCAGGATCAGACGCACATTGTTGAGATTATCGATGTGGAAAAGGTTCTGGCAGAGATCATTCATTACGATGTTTCAATTTCGGCAGAAGTTCTGGATCAGAATCTGATGCCGGAAATGGTCGGACGAAAAGTTCTGATTGTCGATGACTCGGCAACCGCCCGGAATCAGATTAAAGGTACATTATCTCAACTGGGACTGGAGATTATTGAGTGCAGAGACGGGCTTGAGGCATATCAGTTACTCCGGAGCTGGTGCGATGCCGGTAAGGATGTGAACAAAGAAATTCTGTTTATGATCACTGATGCAGAAATGCCGGAAATGGACGGTTATAAACTGACCTATGAAATTCGTAATGATGAGCGGATGAAAGATCTGCACATTACGTTAAATACTTCACTGAGCGGCAGTTTTAATGAAGCCATGGTAAAAAAAGTCGGTTGTGATCGTTTTATTTCGAAATTTCAGCCGGATATGTTAGTTGAAGTTGCTCAGGATCGGTTGCGGGAAGTTTTATCCTGA
- the sohB gene encoding protease SohB — MEFLLDYGLFLAKIATLVIAIVALLVIVKSVSGKGHGAKGELEITDLTEKYKQTTHQLEEYMHDDAYMKARDKAEKKKEKAKHKSAEKEIKKAAKEGDLESQREPHLFVLDFHGSIDAKEVTSLREEVSAILAVAKSGDEVLLRLESGGGMVHGYGLAASQLDRLKSAGLPLTIAVDKVAASGGYMMACIADKLVAAPFAIVGSIGVIAQLPNFNKLLKKHDIEFEQLTAGEFKRTLTMFGENTDKARDKFKQELEETHVLFKHFIREHRSSLDVDKVATGEHWFGTQAKDLGLIDDIRTSDDLVMDACQQKKVLSVHYVQKKKLTEKLPGIAGEAADRVLLKLISRGQRPIV; from the coding sequence TTGGAATTTTTATTGGATTATGGTCTGTTTCTGGCCAAGATTGCGACGCTGGTTATCGCCATTGTCGCTTTACTGGTTATTGTGAAATCAGTCAGTGGTAAAGGCCATGGAGCTAAAGGCGAACTGGAAATTACCGATCTAACGGAAAAGTATAAACAGACCACGCATCAACTAGAAGAGTATATGCATGATGATGCTTATATGAAAGCGCGGGATAAAGCTGAGAAGAAAAAAGAGAAAGCCAAACATAAGTCTGCCGAAAAAGAGATCAAAAAGGCAGCAAAAGAAGGAGATCTGGAGTCTCAGCGGGAGCCGCACCTGTTTGTACTTGATTTTCATGGCAGTATTGATGCGAAAGAGGTGACCTCTCTCCGGGAAGAAGTTTCTGCAATTCTGGCCGTTGCCAAATCCGGGGACGAAGTGTTGCTGCGGCTCGAATCCGGTGGGGGTATGGTTCATGGTTATGGCTTGGCAGCTTCACAGCTTGATCGTCTGAAATCTGCCGGTTTACCGCTGACGATTGCAGTTGATAAAGTTGCTGCCAGTGGTGGTTATATGATGGCCTGTATCGCAGACAAACTGGTTGCTGCTCCTTTTGCTATTGTCGGTTCAATTGGTGTGATTGCCCAATTACCAAACTTTAATAAGCTGCTGAAAAAGCATGATATTGAATTTGAGCAACTGACCGCCGGTGAATTTAAGCGTACATTGACGATGTTCGGTGAGAATACGGATAAAGCCCGCGATAAATTTAAACAGGAACTGGAAGAGACTCACGTGCTGTTTAAGCACTTCATCCGGGAGCACCGTTCATCTCTTGATGTTGATAAAGTCGCTACCGGAGAACACTGGTTTGGAACTCAGGCGAAAGACTTAGGATTGATTGATGACATCCGGACATCAGATGATTTAGTTATGGATGCCTGCCAGCAGAAGAAGGTTCTTTCTGTCCATTACGTGCAAAAGAAAAAACTGACAGAGAAACTACCGGGAATTGCCGGGGAAGCGGCAGACCGCGTTTTGCTGAAACTGATCAGTCGGGGACAGCGTCCAATCGTCTGA
- a CDS encoding YciK family oxidoreductase, with the protein MNYSVSSNTLKDRVILVTGAGDGIGKQAAISYAQYGATVILLGRTVRKLEQTYDEIVSLDAPKPAIIPLDLHGATQQDYRDMAQTIRDQFGHLDGVLHNASLLGTLCPFEQIELSTYDDVMQVNVRSQLMMTQALLPLLHQSDDARIVFTSSTVGHQGRAYWGTYAISKFATEGMMQILADELSETNIRVNAINPGGTRTGMRAQAFPAEDPETLKTPFDIMPLYIYLMAPEGQAVHGECIAAQTKD; encoded by the coding sequence ATGAATTATTCTGTTTCATCAAACACACTAAAAGACCGTGTTATTCTGGTTACCGGAGCCGGAGACGGAATTGGAAAACAGGCTGCAATCAGTTATGCCCAATATGGAGCCACTGTGATCCTATTGGGACGAACGGTAAGAAAACTTGAGCAGACTTACGATGAGATCGTATCTCTTGATGCACCTAAACCTGCCATTATTCCTTTAGATTTGCATGGAGCAACTCAGCAGGATTATCGTGACATGGCACAAACGATCCGGGACCAGTTCGGTCATCTGGATGGTGTTCTTCATAATGCCAGTCTGCTGGGAACACTTTGCCCGTTTGAGCAAATCGAACTCTCGACTTACGATGATGTCATGCAAGTCAATGTACGTTCACAACTGATGATGACTCAGGCGTTATTACCATTACTACATCAGTCCGACGATGCCCGGATTGTCTTCACGAGCTCAACAGTCGGTCATCAGGGCCGGGCGTACTGGGGAACATATGCAATCTCAAAATTTGCAACGGAAGGAATGATGCAGATACTGGCAGACGAGCTCAGTGAAACCAATATTCGGGTCAATGCGATTAATCCAGGCGGTACCCGGACAGGAATGCGTGCTCAGGCATTTCCGGCTGAAGATCCGGAAACATTGAAAACACCATTTGATATTATGCCGTTATATATTTATCTCATGGCTCCTGAAGGTCAGGCAGTTCACGGCGAGTGTATTGCCGCGCAAACCAAAGATTAG
- a CDS encoding GlxA family transcriptional regulator, which produces MASLYQVYFLINPQIHLLDLAGPVQAIDEANRLTHQFDTHFIGFSGQIESHQGLSLAHIASPPDQLPEHAIIFVCGSKYTDDIYTDEISRQSIDWLKKAIRPDTYIIGVCTGTFLLAKAGLSRGKEVTTHHDLAGVLATQFPETQVLVDRIFVHSGNMITSAGVTAGVDTTLYLIGILSSVKTAVDVARELVVHRRRMAHDPQISMHLKHRNHISPLIHAVQDYIMENHRQPLTVSELCRYFRISQRHLQRTFKEQTNTTLRDYIADIRLYEAKGLIENGMGVEQAAYLSGFPNPTSFRSLWKKRFASLPSQASSHSSPILAVGDAVRDNRPAAKADKPQNRTNSKTT; this is translated from the coding sequence ATGGCAAGCCTGTATCAAGTCTATTTTCTGATTAATCCACAAATTCATTTACTGGATTTGGCCGGACCCGTTCAGGCAATTGATGAAGCCAATCGTCTGACACATCAGTTTGACACTCACTTTATTGGTTTTTCCGGTCAGATAGAGAGTCATCAGGGACTGTCACTGGCGCATATTGCCTCACCTCCGGACCAACTGCCGGAGCATGCCATTATTTTTGTCTGTGGTTCAAAATACACGGATGACATTTATACCGATGAGATTTCCCGGCAAAGTATCGACTGGCTGAAAAAAGCTATACGCCCCGATACTTATATTATTGGTGTGTGTACCGGTACTTTTCTGCTTGCCAAAGCAGGGTTGAGCCGGGGAAAGGAAGTGACGACTCATCATGATCTGGCCGGGGTTCTGGCGACTCAGTTTCCGGAAACTCAGGTTTTGGTTGATCGGATTTTTGTTCACAGCGGGAACATGATTACCAGTGCCGGTGTCACAGCCGGGGTTGATACGACGCTGTATCTTATCGGTATACTTTCTTCAGTAAAAACCGCCGTGGATGTGGCAAGAGAACTTGTTGTCCATCGTCGCAGAATGGCTCATGATCCTCAGATTTCCATGCACCTGAAACATCGTAACCATATCAGCCCGCTGATTCATGCTGTTCAGGATTATATTATGGAAAATCACCGCCAGCCGCTGACGGTCAGCGAGTTATGCCGGTACTTTCGGATATCACAGCGACATCTGCAACGGACGTTCAAGGAGCAGACCAATACCACGTTGCGGGACTATATTGCCGATATCCGTCTGTATGAAGCCAAGGGATTGATCGAAAATGGCATGGGTGTAGAGCAGGCTGCATACTTATCCGGTTTCCCGAATCCCACTTCATTTCGTTCACTGTGGAAAAAACGTTTTGCTTCACTACCCAGTCAGGCTTCTTCCCATTCTTCTCCTATCCTTGCTGTGGGTGATGCTGTACGGGATAACAGACCTGCGGCAAAAGCTGATAAACCACAGAATAGAACCAACAGTAAAACAACATAG
- a CDS encoding MFS transporter translates to MAFTRFQLTLTIVVGICVTFLASTIKSSYQIYFIPLTEHLSVSQGELSVSGALFGLSVGVMSPLVGWICDRYGALPTIFSGAVVTVVVFLLLTFTDSYLLFLPFYGVLAAYALTAMTYVPLGMFIDQVFHQRQKGMAFAAISNGTAIGFILLSPILVWLSGFISWSTICLIIGLIFLVGVVPMILLLNRKLPKPSVNAGQSRNQVTLRQVMNQMKTPVFICLAISFAGCGASMGFIDVHLVPLIQQQFTSITAYQEVAASTLSLLGIAELCGAVIIGWLLRNVSPTTLLTILYLIRGSSLLLIYDTHSSIAYLSFAVLFGLTYMGTVIITSLMCLNCFGKQMKGRLFGFLFTAHQLSVFLTVSAGGILYDVFAHYHYVVLLLVLFCGLSAFAAGLLSRTASPTARIGEEWEEA, encoded by the coding sequence TTGGCTTTTACCCGTTTTCAACTCACCCTGACGATCGTGGTCGGAATATGTGTCACCTTTCTGGCATCTACCATTAAAAGCAGCTATCAAATCTATTTTATTCCACTGACGGAACATCTCTCCGTCAGCCAGGGGGAATTGTCTGTCTCCGGCGCCCTGTTTGGTCTGTCTGTCGGAGTGATGTCTCCGCTCGTCGGATGGATTTGCGATCGATATGGTGCTCTTCCAACGATCTTCAGTGGTGCAGTAGTGACTGTTGTGGTTTTTCTGCTTCTGACATTCACAGACAGTTACCTATTATTCCTGCCTTTCTACGGAGTGCTGGCAGCCTATGCGCTGACAGCCATGACTTATGTTCCACTGGGAATGTTTATTGATCAGGTATTTCATCAGCGACAAAAAGGAATGGCCTTCGCCGCGATCTCAAATGGGACAGCAATTGGCTTCATCCTGCTCTCTCCTATTCTGGTCTGGCTGAGCGGATTCATCTCATGGTCAACCATCTGCCTGATCATTGGTCTGATATTTCTGGTCGGCGTCGTACCGATGATTCTCCTGCTCAATCGCAAACTTCCCAAGCCATCTGTAAATGCCGGACAATCCAGAAACCAGGTGACGCTACGGCAAGTGATGAACCAGATGAAAACACCCGTATTCATCTGTCTGGCTATTTCTTTTGCCGGATGTGGTGCCTCAATGGGATTCATTGATGTTCACCTTGTCCCCTTAATACAGCAACAATTCACATCCATCACTGCATATCAGGAAGTGGCAGCTTCAACTCTAAGCCTGTTGGGTATTGCAGAATTATGTGGGGCAGTCATTATTGGCTGGTTATTGAGAAACGTCTCACCGACCACACTTTTAACCATCCTTTATCTGATTCGGGGCAGTTCACTGCTACTCATCTATGATACACACTCAAGCATTGCTTACCTTTCTTTTGCAGTTCTGTTCGGACTCACTTATATGGGAACGGTCATCATTACTTCTCTGATGTGTCTGAACTGCTTCGGCAAACAGATGAAAGGGCGTCTGTTTGGTTTTTTGTTCACCGCTCATCAGCTTAGTGTCTTCCTGACTGTGTCAGCCGGCGGTATTTTATATGACGTTTTCGCCCACTATCACTATGTTGTTTTACTGTTGGTTCTATTCTGTGGTTTATCAGCTTTTGCCGCAGGTCTGTTATCCCGTACAGCATCACCCACAGCAAGGATAGGAGAAGAATGGGAAGAAGCCTGA